The DNA window CTCATTTCGTGAATTGCAACTTGCAACCGGAAACTTCAGCGCTAAAAGCATCTTAGGTCAAGGCGGATTTGGGGTGGTTTATAAGGGATGTCTTCCGAATAAAACACTGGTGGCTGTTAAGCGGCTGAAAGATCCGAATTATACCGGAGAAGTGCAGTTCCAAACTGAAGTTGAAATGATCGGATTGGCTTTGCATCGAAACCTCTTACGTTTATATGGCTTCTGTTTGACACCTAATGAGAGGATGCTTGTGTATCCCTATATGCCAAATGGGAGCGTTGCTGATCGCTTGAGAGGTTTGTCTCTCTGTATCTATCTCGCTTTGATCCATGAAGCATTTGGAAAAACTGAATATAACCGTGTTGCGATTTGCATCCTAACATTCTCCATGTGCATACACATTTCTGAACTAGAAATCACATTGATTTCTCTTAAATAGAAACTGGTTTTACCCATTTCACAGCAGCATAACTTCACATTCTCATCTGCTGAATTATCCTTAGCAGAGACTTGTCAAGAAAAGCCATCATTGGATTGGAATCGACGAATTCGTATATCCATTGGAGCTGCGCGTGGACTTGTATACTTACACGAACAAAGTAATCCAAAAATAATACACAGGGATGTGAAAGCAGCAAATATTTTACTCGACGAAAGTTTCGAGGGTGTAGTCGGAGATTTCGGCCTAGCAAAGTTGCTAGATCGTAGAGATTCACATGTCACAACAGCAGTGCGAGGAACTGTGGGACACATTGCACCTGAGTATCTTTCAACCGGGCAATCCTCGGAAAAAACAGACGTGTTTGGATTCGGCATTCTTCTTTTGGAACTCATAACCGGGCAAAAAGCCTTAGATGCCGGAAATGGTCAGGTTCAAAAAGGGATGATTCTTGACTGGGTTAGTAATGCTCTAGCTTAGACTCAAAATACTGTTTGATGTAATGTATTAATAGTTCTTATTGAATAATGCAGGTTAGAACATTGCATGAAGAGAAGAGATTGGATGTTCTGGTAGACAGGGATTTAAAGGGATGCTTGGATGCATTAGAGCTCGAAACGATGGTGGAGTTGAGTTTACGATGTACTCTGTCGAATCCTAGTCTCCGTCCGAAGATGTCGGAGGTCTTAAAAGTATTGGAAGGACTTGTTGGGCAGTTAGGAGCAGAGGAAACACAGGGTTGTAGTAATTATGAAACAAGGGCTTGCAGTTTCTCAAGGCATTACAGTGATGTTCAACAAGAATCATCATTCATCATCGAAGCTATGGAACTTTCAGGTCCTCGATGAGCTATGTTGAAACGAAAAATGATGAAACGATAAACagcgaaaaattaattttataagaaTATGTTATAGAAATGAAGTTTCAGAATTTTAGAAGCTTTTGTAAAGATAAAAACTAAATGAAAACTACCAAACATAGTGATAAATCACCGAGTAATTGGAGTGATCCGATGGTTAAGATATAATCCgtaataaaaagataaagagGTCATGCTCTGAAAACCATCAAACATTAAATTGGGCATCCAAAAGACACAAAAAAACTAGTTTTCATGGTCTGCTTAAAacgaaatcaaaataaaaatatttaaattaaatttacgggAAGCGGAATCCGGAAACTCGTCATAATCATAAACTATTGTCTTGCAACTATCTGTTGGTATACTATAAACTACAATTATAAACTTGTCTGAGCCTtcaaaaattagaataattttgtaaatgtgGTTTAGCTCATCATACCCCAACCCAATCCCAATAATCCAACGATAACAGGTAAAGCACACATGAATTCTTTTG is part of the Mercurialis annua linkage group LG3, ddMerAnnu1.2, whole genome shotgun sequence genome and encodes:
- the LOC126671896 gene encoding probable LRR receptor-like serine/threonine-protein kinase At5g45780, coding for MEAVMAILIHFLMFRIGVTLASDGLLLSPKGVNYEVAALMAMKREMIDLFRVMDGWDINSVDPCTWNMVGCSPEGFVISLEMASTGLSGTLSPSIGNLSGLKTMLLQNNRLTGPIPEEIGKLSELQTLDLSGNQFAGNIPSSLGFLTHLSYLRLSRNKLSGKIPKLVANLTGLSFLDLSFNNLSGPTPKILAKGYSITGNHFLCSSSTAQICMGVPKFENETVSSHKAGNHHRWVVSVAIGVSCAFVISVMLLVCWLRWYRSHLLFTSYVQQDFEFEIGHLKRFSFRELQLATGNFSAKSILGQGGFGVVYKGCLPNKTLVAVKRLKDPNYTGEVQFQTEVEMIGLALHRNLLRLYGFCLTPNERMLVYPYMPNGSVADRLRETCQEKPSLDWNRRIRISIGAARGLVYLHEQSNPKIIHRDVKAANILLDESFEGVVGDFGLAKLLDRRDSHVTTAVRGTVGHIAPEYLSTGQSSEKTDVFGFGILLLELITGQKALDAGNGQVQKGMILDWVRTLHEEKRLDVLVDRDLKGCLDALELETMVELSLRCTLSNPSLRPKMSEVLKVLEGLVGQLGAEETQGCSNYETRACSFSRHYSDVQQESSFIIEAMELSGPR